One part of the Scatophagus argus isolate fScaArg1 chromosome 12, fScaArg1.pri, whole genome shotgun sequence genome encodes these proteins:
- the uprt gene encoding uracil phosphoribosyltransferase homolog, with protein sequence MPCHNQQLNSVSSGQEHPMKQVRFANSNSSSVPTVLSNPEPTDATIHPVSQDNLGPQLKLLPLNDQIRELQTIIRDKTTSRGDFVFCADRLIRLVVEEGLNQLPYSECTVTTPTGYKYEGVKFERGNCGVSIMRSGEAMEQGLRDCCRSIRIGKILIQSDEETQKAKVYYAKFPPDVYRRKVLLMYPILSTGNTVIEAVKVLIEHGVQPRHIILLSLFSTPHGAKSIIQEFPDITILTTEVHPVAPTHFGQRYFGTD encoded by the exons ATGCCATGCCACAACCAGCAACTAAACAGTGTCAGCAGTGGCCAGGAGCACCCAATGAAGCAAGTACGATTTGcgaacagcaacagcagcagtgtgccAACGGTGCTGTCCAACCCTGAGCCAACTGATGCCACCATACATCCTGTCAGCCAAGATAACCTGGGACCTCAACTTAAACTGCTCCCCTTGAATGACCAAATCCGTGAATTACAGACTATAATCAGAGACAA aacaaccagcagaggagactttgtgttttgtgctgatCGATTG ATCAGACTAGTAGTTGAAGAGGGTTTGAATCAGCTGCCCTACTCAGAGTGCACTGTGACCACACCAACAG GGTACAAGTATGAAGGTGTCAAGTTTGAAAGAGGCAACTGCGGAGTCAGCATAATGAGGAGTG GTGAGGCCATGGAGCAGGGTCTCCGGGACTGCTGTCGCTCCATCCGGATTGGCAAGATCCTCATTCAGAGCGATGAGGAGACACAGAAAGCCAAAGTCTACTATGCCAAGTTCCCTCCAGATGTATACAGAAGAAAAGTGCTGCTCATGTACCCCATCCTGA GTACAGGAAACACTGTGATTGAGGCAGTGAAGGTGCTGATAGAGCACGGAGTTCAGCCCAGACATATTATCCTACTCAGCCTCTTCTCCACGCCTCACG GAGCCAAATCTATTATCCAGGAGTTCCCAGATATCACCATCTTGACCACGGAG